In the genome of Streptomyces globosus, one region contains:
- the uraD gene encoding 2-oxo-4-hydroxy-4-carboxy-5-ureidoimidazoline decarboxylase has translation MTSSPTPGLTRFNTLDDAAAAAELHEVCASAAWGGKMLAQRPFADAAALFAASDAAMAELTAADLAEAMAGHPPIGRPKPGDPTSAREQRGMAGASEELKAELLELNLAYQEKFGHVFLICATGATGEQMRDAVKVRIQNTAEAEREIARGELVKINRIRLTRLAEGE, from the coding sequence GTGACTTCGAGTCCGACCCCGGGGCTGACCCGGTTCAACACCTTGGACGACGCAGCGGCCGCCGCCGAGCTGCACGAGGTGTGCGCGAGTGCGGCCTGGGGCGGCAAGATGCTCGCCCAGCGCCCCTTCGCCGACGCCGCCGCCCTGTTCGCCGCGAGCGACGCCGCCATGGCGGAGCTCACCGCGGCGGACCTGGCCGAGGCGATGGCCGGCCACCCGCCGATCGGCCGCCCGAAGCCCGGGGACCCGACCTCCGCCCGCGAGCAGCGCGGCATGGCCGGGGCCTCCGAGGAGCTCAAGGCCGAACTGCTCGAACTGAACCTGGCCTACCAGGAGAAGTTCGGCCACGTCTTCCTGATCTGCGCCACCGGTGCGACCGGCGAGCAGATGCGGGACGCGGTCAAGGTCCGGATCCAGAACACCGCCGAGGCCGAGCGGGAGATCGCCCGCGGGGAACTCGTCAAGATCAACCGGATTCGCCTGACCCGACTCGCCGAAGGAGAGTGA
- the uraH gene encoding hydroxyisourate hydrolase, with amino-acid sequence MSTDTTASVSTHILDTSIGRPAEGVAITLAARSGPAAEWTALGGSATDADGRCKDLPALPEGTTHVRLDFETEVYFAQKQAAEAQQDAPRVRDSGAFFPEVTITFAVHPGEHYHVPLLLNPFGYSVYRGS; translated from the coding sequence ATGAGCACCGACACCACCGCCTCCGTGTCCACGCACATCCTGGACACGAGCATCGGCCGCCCCGCCGAGGGCGTCGCCATCACGCTCGCGGCCCGCAGCGGCCCCGCCGCCGAGTGGACCGCCCTGGGCGGCTCGGCCACCGACGCCGACGGGCGTTGCAAGGACCTCCCGGCCCTGCCGGAGGGCACCACCCACGTACGCCTCGACTTCGAGACCGAGGTGTACTTCGCACAGAAGCAAGCCGCCGAGGCGCAGCAGGACGCCCCCCGCGTAAGGGACAGCGGTGCGTTCTTCCCCGAGGTGACCATCACGTTCGCGGTCCACCCGGGCGAGCACTACCACGTACCGCTGCTGCTCAACCCGTTCGGCTACTCCGTTTACCGAGGGAGCTAG
- the pucL gene encoding factor-independent urate hydroxylase — protein MPTILGQNQYGKAENRVVRITRDGDTHHIKDLNVSVALSGDMDDVHYSGSNANVLPTDTTKNTVYAFAKEYGIESAEQFGIHLARWFVNSQEPIHRARIRIEEYAWERIPTSDSNSKFIGSDEVKHSFVRKGQETRVTQVTYDGSRWEVVSGLKDLVVMNSTNSEFWGYVKDKYTTLQEAYDRILATQVSGRWRFNWTDDEQRMPNWERSYEATRRHMLEAFAETYSLSLQQTLYQMGSRIINHRSEIDEVRFSLPNKHHFLVDLEPFGLKNDNEVYFAADRPYGLIEATILRDGADARIPVDLTNL, from the coding sequence ATGCCCACGATTCTCGGCCAGAACCAGTACGGCAAAGCAGAGAACCGCGTCGTCAGGATCACGCGGGACGGCGACACCCACCACATCAAGGACCTGAACGTCTCGGTCGCCCTCTCCGGCGACATGGACGACGTCCACTACTCCGGCTCGAACGCGAACGTCCTGCCGACGGACACCACCAAGAACACGGTGTACGCCTTCGCCAAGGAGTACGGCATAGAGTCCGCCGAGCAGTTCGGCATCCACCTGGCCCGCTGGTTCGTGAACAGCCAGGAGCCGATCCACCGGGCGCGCATCCGCATCGAGGAGTACGCCTGGGAGCGGATCCCGACCTCGGACTCCAACTCGAAGTTCATAGGCTCGGACGAGGTCAAGCACTCCTTCGTCCGCAAGGGCCAGGAGACCCGCGTCACCCAGGTCACCTACGACGGCTCCCGCTGGGAGGTCGTCTCCGGCCTGAAGGACCTGGTCGTCATGAACTCCACGAACTCCGAGTTCTGGGGCTACGTGAAGGACAAGTACACCACCCTCCAGGAGGCGTACGACCGCATCCTCGCGACCCAGGTCTCCGGCCGCTGGCGGTTCAACTGGACCGACGACGAGCAGCGCATGCCCAACTGGGAGCGCTCCTACGAGGCCACCCGCAGGCACATGCTGGAGGCCTTCGCCGAGACCTACTCCCTCTCGCTGCAGCAGACGCTGTACCAGATGGGCTCGCGCATCATCAACCACCGCTCGGAGATCGACGAAGTCCGCTTCTCGCTCCCGAACAAGCACCACTTCCTCGTCGACCTGGAGCCCTTCGGCCTCAAGAACGACAACGAGGTGTACTTCGCCGCGGACCGCCCCTACGGTCTGATCGAGGCCACCATCCTGCGGGACGGCGCCGACGCGCGCATCCCGGTGGACCTCACCAACCTGTAG
- a CDS encoding 8-oxoguanine deaminase, translated as MAATDSAARRIVIENCAIATVDANDTEYASGHIVIAGNRIESVGPGSAPAGLENVERRIDATGHLVTPGLVNTHHHFYQWITRGLATDHNLFNWLVALYPTWARIDEQMAYSAAQGSLAAMARGGVTTAMDHHYVYPKGAGDLSGAIIRAASEMGVRFTLARGSMDRSEKDGGLPPDHAVETLEGALADTEATVKKFHDASFDAMTQIAVAPCSPFSVSTELLKQGAELARRLGVRMHTHGSETVEEEKFCHELFGMGPTDYFESTGWLGEDVWMAHSVHMNDSDIAAFARTKTGVAHCPSSNARLAAGIARVPDMLAAGVPVGLGVDGTASNESGELHTELRNALLINRLNPVHREAALTARQSLRLGTYGGAQVLGRADSIGSLEAGKLADLVLWNLSTFLHSSIADPVTALVFGAAAPVTASFVNGRQIVEDSRLLTADEDAIARSTRAEAQRLARIAAQG; from the coding sequence ATGGCAGCCACTGACAGCGCGGCCCGGCGCATCGTCATCGAGAACTGCGCGATCGCGACCGTCGACGCGAACGACACCGAGTACGCCTCGGGCCACATCGTCATCGCCGGCAACAGGATCGAGTCCGTCGGCCCGGGCAGCGCCCCCGCGGGCCTCGAGAACGTCGAGCGCCGGATCGACGCCACCGGCCACCTCGTGACCCCCGGCCTGGTCAACACCCACCACCACTTCTACCAGTGGATCACCCGCGGCCTGGCCACCGACCACAACCTCTTCAACTGGCTCGTCGCGCTCTACCCGACGTGGGCGCGCATCGACGAGCAGATGGCGTACTCGGCCGCGCAGGGCTCCCTCGCCGCCATGGCCCGCGGCGGCGTCACCACCGCCATGGACCACCACTACGTCTACCCCAAGGGGGCCGGCGACCTCTCCGGCGCGATCATCCGCGCCGCGTCCGAGATGGGCGTCCGCTTCACCCTGGCCCGCGGCTCCATGGACCGCAGCGAGAAGGACGGCGGCCTGCCGCCGGACCACGCCGTCGAGACCCTCGAAGGGGCCCTGGCCGACACCGAGGCGACCGTCAAGAAGTTCCACGACGCCTCCTTCGACGCGATGACCCAGATCGCCGTCGCCCCCTGCTCCCCCTTCTCCGTCTCCACCGAGCTCCTCAAGCAGGGCGCCGAACTGGCCCGCCGCCTCGGCGTGCGCATGCACACCCACGGCAGCGAGACAGTCGAGGAGGAGAAGTTCTGCCACGAGCTCTTCGGCATGGGCCCGACCGACTACTTCGAGTCGACCGGCTGGCTCGGCGAGGACGTGTGGATGGCGCACAGCGTCCACATGAACGACTCCGACATCGCGGCCTTCGCCCGCACCAAGACCGGTGTGGCGCACTGCCCGTCCTCCAACGCCCGCCTCGCCGCCGGCATCGCCCGCGTACCGGACATGCTGGCCGCCGGCGTCCCCGTGGGCCTCGGCGTCGACGGCACCGCCTCCAACGAGTCCGGCGAACTGCACACCGAGCTGCGCAACGCGCTCCTCATCAACCGCCTGAACCCCGTGCACCGCGAGGCCGCGCTCACCGCCCGCCAGTCGCTGCGCCTCGGCACGTACGGCGGCGCGCAGGTCCTCGGCCGCGCCGACAGCATCGGCTCCCTGGAGGCCGGCAAGCTCGCCGACCTGGTGCTGTGGAACCTCTCCACCTTCCTGCACTCCTCCATCGCCGACCCGGTCACCGCCCTCGTCTTCGGCGCGGCGGCCCCGGTGACGGCGTCGTTCGTCAACGGCAGGCAGATCGTCGAGGACAGCCGCCTGCTCACCGCCGACGAGGACGCCATCGCCCGCTCCACGCGGGCCGAGGCGCAGCGCCTCGCGCGCATCGCCGCGCAGGGCTGA
- a CDS encoding nucleobase:cation symporter-2 family protein, which translates to MAQPPRFRKDAAAAPGEKHPVDETLPPLRMFTSGLQHVAAMYAGVVAPPMILGPAVGLTPGETAFLMGASLFTAGIATLLQTLGFWRIGARLPFVNGVSFAGVTPMIAIGKGRGEDALPVIFGAIIVAGVVGFLAAPYFGKLVRFFPPVVTGTVITLIGVSLLPVAFNWSQGGDRTAADYGSIPHIGLAAATLVIVLLLRRLLRGFLRQIAILLGLAAGTLLAIPFGMADFSPVADAPLLGFPTPFHFGAPQFQVAAIVSMCLVMLVCMTESTADILALGRIVDRPADARTIEGGLRADALGSAVSPLFNGFMCSAFAQNIGLVAMTKVRSRFVVAAGGGILILLGLCPVAASAIGVVPLPVLGGAGIVLFGSVAASGIQTLAGAAMERGENALIVAASVGIGLIPIAAPDFYHAFPKDLLVVLDSGISTGCVAAIVLNLAFNHLGAKRAQAAEPCPDPLPAH; encoded by the coding sequence GTGGCCCAACCGCCCAGGTTTCGCAAAGACGCAGCCGCCGCACCGGGGGAGAAGCACCCGGTCGACGAGACGCTCCCCCCGCTCAGGATGTTCACCAGCGGCCTCCAGCACGTGGCCGCCATGTACGCGGGCGTCGTCGCCCCACCCATGATCCTCGGCCCGGCCGTCGGGCTCACCCCCGGGGAGACGGCCTTCCTGATGGGCGCCTCACTCTTCACCGCCGGCATCGCCACCCTGCTCCAGACCCTCGGATTCTGGCGGATCGGCGCCCGGCTCCCCTTCGTCAACGGCGTCTCCTTCGCCGGCGTGACCCCGATGATCGCCATCGGCAAGGGCCGCGGCGAGGACGCCCTCCCCGTGATCTTCGGCGCGATCATCGTCGCCGGGGTGGTCGGCTTCCTCGCCGCCCCCTACTTCGGCAAGCTCGTCCGCTTCTTCCCGCCCGTCGTCACCGGCACCGTCATCACCCTCATCGGCGTCTCGCTGCTGCCCGTGGCCTTCAACTGGTCCCAGGGCGGGGACCGCACCGCCGCCGACTACGGCTCGATCCCGCACATAGGGCTCGCCGCGGCCACCCTCGTCATCGTCCTGCTGCTGCGCAGGCTCCTGCGCGGATTCCTCCGGCAGATCGCCATCCTCCTCGGCCTCGCCGCCGGCACCCTCCTCGCCATCCCCTTCGGCATGGCCGACTTCTCGCCCGTCGCGGACGCGCCCCTGCTCGGCTTCCCCACGCCCTTCCACTTCGGGGCACCGCAGTTCCAAGTCGCCGCCATCGTCTCGATGTGCCTCGTGATGCTGGTCTGCATGACGGAGTCCACCGCCGACATCCTCGCCCTCGGCCGCATCGTGGACCGCCCGGCCGACGCCCGCACCATCGAGGGCGGCCTGCGCGCCGACGCCCTCGGCAGCGCCGTCAGCCCCCTCTTCAACGGCTTCATGTGCAGCGCGTTCGCCCAGAACATCGGACTCGTCGCCATGACGAAGGTCCGCAGCCGGTTCGTCGTCGCCGCCGGCGGAGGCATCCTCATCCTGCTCGGCCTGTGCCCCGTCGCCGCGTCCGCCATCGGCGTGGTCCCGCTGCCCGTCCTCGGCGGCGCCGGCATCGTCCTCTTCGGGTCGGTCGCCGCCAGCGGCATCCAGACCCTGGCCGGGGCCGCGATGGAACGCGGCGAGAACGCCCTCATCGTCGCCGCGTCGGTGGGCATCGGACTGATCCCGATCGCCGCCCCGGACTTCTACCACGCCTTCCCCAAGGACCTGCTCGTCGTCCTGGACTCCGGCATCAGCACCGGCTGCGTGGCCGCCATCGTGCTGAACCTGGCCTTCAACCACCTCGGCGCCAAACGCGCCCAGGCCGCGGAACCCTGCCCGGACCCCCTGCCCGCCCACTGA
- a CDS encoding 3'-5' exonuclease gives MAAVRTARPSLYISVDIEADGPIPGPYSMISFGAAVAGRQDGDAYTPADPERQNFYRELRPISDAYDPEALAVSGLDRDRLVREGSDPAVAMEAFRAWVREVAAGAGAQPVMCGYPASFDWTFLYWYLMRFGGDSPFGHSGCLDMKTLYAVKARVPLRAAVKGRMPYGLRSRRRHTHHALDDAVEQAELMSNLMLWPGPGAASADGAP, from the coding sequence ATGGCAGCAGTCCGTACCGCACGTCCCAGCCTCTACATCTCCGTCGACATCGAGGCCGACGGCCCCATCCCCGGCCCCTACTCGATGATCAGCTTCGGCGCCGCCGTTGCCGGGCGGCAGGACGGGGACGCCTACACGCCCGCGGACCCCGAGCGGCAGAACTTCTACCGGGAGCTGCGCCCCATCAGCGACGCGTACGACCCTGAGGCGCTCGCCGTCAGCGGGCTCGACCGTGACCGGCTGGTGCGCGAGGGCAGCGACCCGGCGGTGGCCATGGAGGCGTTCCGGGCGTGGGTGCGCGAGGTGGCCGCCGGCGCCGGGGCGCAGCCCGTGATGTGCGGCTACCCGGCCTCCTTCGACTGGACCTTCCTGTACTGGTACCTGATGCGGTTCGGCGGCGACAGCCCGTTCGGGCATTCCGGGTGCCTGGACATGAAGACCCTGTACGCGGTGAAGGCGCGGGTTCCGTTGCGGGCCGCCGTCAAGGGGCGGATGCCGTACGGGCTGCGCTCGCGCCGCCGGCACACCCACCACGCCCTCGACGACGCCGTCGAGCAGGCCGAGTTGATGAGCAACCTGATGCTGTGGCCCGGCCCGGGCGCGGCGTCCGCGGACGGCGCCCCGTAG